A single region of the Gorilla gorilla gorilla isolate KB3781 chromosome 1, NHGRI_mGorGor1-v2.1_pri, whole genome shotgun sequence genome encodes:
- the TXLNA gene encoding alpha-taxilin isoform X4 gives MKNQDKKNGAAKQSNPKSSPGQPEAGPEGAQERPSQAAPAVEAEGLGSSQAPRKPEGAQARTAQSGALRDVSEELSRQLEDILSTYCVDNNQGGPGEDGAQGEPAEPEDAEKSRTYVARNGEPEPTPVVNGEKEPSKGDPSTEEIRQSDEVGDRDHRRPQEKKKAKGLGKEITLLMQTLNTLSTPEEKLAALCKKYAELLEEHRNSQKQMKLLQKKQSQLVQEKDHLRGEHSKAVLARSKLESLCRELQRHNRSLKEEGVQRAREEEEKRKEVTSHFQVTLNDIQLQMEQHNERNSKLRQENMELAERLKKLIEQYELREEHIDKVFKHKDLQQQLVDAKLQQAQEMLKEAEERHQREKDFLLKEAVESQRMCELMKQQETHLKQQLALYTEKFEEFQNTLSKSSEVFTTFKQEMEKMTKKIKKLEKETTMYRSRWESSNKALLEMAEEKTVRDKELEGLQCLY, from the exons ATGAAGAACCAAGACAAAAAGAACGGGGCTGCCAAACAATCCAATCCAAAAAGCAGCCCAGGACAACCGGAAGCAGGACCCGAGGGAGCCCAGGAGCGGCCCAGCCAGGCGGCTCCTGCAGTAGAAGCAGAAGGTCTCGGCAGCAGCCAGGCTCCTCGGAAGCCGGAGG GGGCTCAAGCCAGAACGGCTCAGTCTGGGGCCCTTCGTGATGTCTCTGAGGAGCTGAGCCGCCAATTGGAAGACATACTGAGCACATACTGTGTGGACAATAACCAGGGGGGCCCCGGCGAGGATGGGGCACAGGGTGAGCCGGCTGAACCCGAAGATGCAGAGAAGTCCCGGACCTATGTGGCAAGGAATGGGGAGCCTGAACCAACTCCAGTAGTCAATGGAGAGAAGGAACCCTCCAAGGGGGATCCAAGCACAGAAGAGATCCGGCAGAGTGACGAGGTCGGAGACCGAGACCATCGAAGGccacaggagaagaaaaaagccaAGGGTTTGG GGAAGGAGATCACGTTGCTGATGCAGACATTGAATACTCTGAGTACCCCAGAGGAGAAGCTGGCTGCTCTGTGCAAGAAGTATGCTGAACTG CTGGAGGAGCACCGGAATTCACAGAAGCAGATGAAGCTCCTGCAGAAAAAGCAGAGCCAGCTGGTGCAAGAGAAGGACCACCTGCGTGGTGAGCACAGCAAGGCCGTCCTGGCCCGCAGCAAGCTTGAGAGCCTATGCCGTGAGCTGCAGCGGCACAACCGCTCCCTCAAG GAAGAAGGTGTGCAGCGGgcccgggaggaggaggagaagcgcAAGGAGGTGACCTCGCACTTCCAGGTGACACTGAATGACATTCAGCTGCAGATGGAACAGCACAATGAGCGCAACTCCAAGCTGCGCCAAGAGAACATGGAGCTGGCTGAGAGGCTCAAGAAGCTGATTGAGCAGTATGAGCTGCGTGAGGAG CATATCGACAAAGTCTTCAAACACAAGGACCTACAACAGCAGCTGGTGGATGCCAAGCTCCAGCAGGCCCAGGAGATGCTAAAGGAGGCAGAAGAGCGGCACCAGCGGGAGAAGGATTTT CTCCTGAAAGAGGCAGTAGAGTCCCAGAGGATGTGTGAGCTGATGAAGCAGCAAGAGACCCACCTGAAGCAACAG CTTGCCCTATACACAGAGAAGTTTGAGGAGTTCCAGAACACACTTTCCAAAAGCAGCGAGGTATTCACCACATTCAAGCAGGAGATGGAAAAG ATGACTAAGAAGATCAAGAAGCTGGAGAAAGAAACCACCATGTACCGGTCCCGGTGGGAGAGCAGCAACAAGGCCCTGCTTGAGATGGCTGAGGAG AAAACAGTCCGGGATAAAGAACTGGAGGGCCTGCAG TGTTTGTATTGA
- the TXLNA gene encoding alpha-taxilin isoform X3, translated as MKNQDKKNGAAKQSNPKSSPGQPEAGPEGAQERPSQAAPAVEAEGLGSSQAPRKPEGAQARTAQSGALRDVSEELSRQLEDILSTYCVDNNQGGPGEDGAQGEPAEPEDAEKSRTYVARNGEPEPTPVVNGEKEPSKGDPSTEEIRQSDEVGDRDHRRPQEKKKAKGLGEQRAALCEAGEEREFGLDVLWASLFCQDSKENGKEITLLMQTLNTLSTPEEKLAALCKKYAELLEEHRNSQKQMKLLQKKQSQLVQEKDHLRGEHSKAVLARSKLESLCRELQRHNRSLKEEGVQRAREEEEKRKEVTSHFQVTLNDIQLQMEQHNERNSKLRQENMELAERLKKLIEQYELREEHIDKVFKHKDLQQQLVDAKLQQAQEMLKEAEERHQREKDFLLKEAVESQRMCELMKQQETHLKQQLALYTEKFEEFQNTLSKSSEVFTTFKQEMEKMTKKIKKLEKETTMYRSRWESSNKALLEMAEEKTVRDKELEGLQCLY; from the exons ATGAAGAACCAAGACAAAAAGAACGGGGCTGCCAAACAATCCAATCCAAAAAGCAGCCCAGGACAACCGGAAGCAGGACCCGAGGGAGCCCAGGAGCGGCCCAGCCAGGCGGCTCCTGCAGTAGAAGCAGAAGGTCTCGGCAGCAGCCAGGCTCCTCGGAAGCCGGAGG GGGCTCAAGCCAGAACGGCTCAGTCTGGGGCCCTTCGTGATGTCTCTGAGGAGCTGAGCCGCCAATTGGAAGACATACTGAGCACATACTGTGTGGACAATAACCAGGGGGGCCCCGGCGAGGATGGGGCACAGGGTGAGCCGGCTGAACCCGAAGATGCAGAGAAGTCCCGGACCTATGTGGCAAGGAATGGGGAGCCTGAACCAACTCCAGTAGTCAATGGAGAGAAGGAACCCTCCAAGGGGGATCCAAGCACAGAAGAGATCCGGCAGAGTGACGAGGTCGGAGACCGAGACCATCGAAGGccacaggagaagaaaaaagccaAGGGTTTGGGTGAGCAGAGGGCGGCTCTTTGTGAAGCTGGTGAGGAGAGGGAGTTTGGACTTGACGTTCTCTGGGCCAGTCTGTTCTGCCAGGATTCAAAGGAAAACG GGAAGGAGATCACGTTGCTGATGCAGACATTGAATACTCTGAGTACCCCAGAGGAGAAGCTGGCTGCTCTGTGCAAGAAGTATGCTGAACTG CTGGAGGAGCACCGGAATTCACAGAAGCAGATGAAGCTCCTGCAGAAAAAGCAGAGCCAGCTGGTGCAAGAGAAGGACCACCTGCGTGGTGAGCACAGCAAGGCCGTCCTGGCCCGCAGCAAGCTTGAGAGCCTATGCCGTGAGCTGCAGCGGCACAACCGCTCCCTCAAG GAAGAAGGTGTGCAGCGGgcccgggaggaggaggagaagcgcAAGGAGGTGACCTCGCACTTCCAGGTGACACTGAATGACATTCAGCTGCAGATGGAACAGCACAATGAGCGCAACTCCAAGCTGCGCCAAGAGAACATGGAGCTGGCTGAGAGGCTCAAGAAGCTGATTGAGCAGTATGAGCTGCGTGAGGAG CATATCGACAAAGTCTTCAAACACAAGGACCTACAACAGCAGCTGGTGGATGCCAAGCTCCAGCAGGCCCAGGAGATGCTAAAGGAGGCAGAAGAGCGGCACCAGCGGGAGAAGGATTTT CTCCTGAAAGAGGCAGTAGAGTCCCAGAGGATGTGTGAGCTGATGAAGCAGCAAGAGACCCACCTGAAGCAACAG CTTGCCCTATACACAGAGAAGTTTGAGGAGTTCCAGAACACACTTTCCAAAAGCAGCGAGGTATTCACCACATTCAAGCAGGAGATGGAAAAG ATGACTAAGAAGATCAAGAAGCTGGAGAAAGAAACCACCATGTACCGGTCCCGGTGGGAGAGCAGCAACAAGGCCCTGCTTGAGATGGCTGAGGAG AAAACAGTCCGGGATAAAGAACTGGAGGGCCTGCAG TGTTTGTATTGA
- the TXLNA gene encoding alpha-taxilin isoform X2 yields the protein MKNQDKKNGAAKQSNPKSSPGQPEAGPEGAQERPSQAAPAVEAEGLGSSQAPRKPEGAQARTAQSGALRDVSEELSRQLEDILSTYCVDNNQGGPGEDGAQGEPAEPEDAEKSRTYVARNGEPEPTPVVNGEKEPSKGDPSTEEIRQSDEVGDRDHRRPQEKKKAKGLGKEITLLMQTLNTLSTPEEKLAALCKKYAELLEEHRNSQKQMKLLQKKQSQLVQEKDHLRGEHSKAVLARSKLESLCRELQRHNRSLKEEGVQRAREEEEKRKEVTSHFQVTLNDIQLQMEQHNERNSKLRQENMELAERLKKLIEQYELREEHIDKVFKHKDLQQQLVDAKLQQAQEMLKEAEERHQREKDFLLKEAVESQRMCELMKQQETHLKQQLALYTEKFEEFQNTLSKSSEVFTTFKQEMEKMTKKIKKLEKETTMYRSRWESSNKALLEMAEEKTVRDKELEGLQVKIQRLEKLCRALQTERNDLNKRVQDLSAGGQGSLTDSGPERRPEGPGAQAPSSPRVTEAPCYPGAPSTEASGQTGPQEPTSARA from the exons ATGAAGAACCAAGACAAAAAGAACGGGGCTGCCAAACAATCCAATCCAAAAAGCAGCCCAGGACAACCGGAAGCAGGACCCGAGGGAGCCCAGGAGCGGCCCAGCCAGGCGGCTCCTGCAGTAGAAGCAGAAGGTCTCGGCAGCAGCCAGGCTCCTCGGAAGCCGGAGG GGGCTCAAGCCAGAACGGCTCAGTCTGGGGCCCTTCGTGATGTCTCTGAGGAGCTGAGCCGCCAATTGGAAGACATACTGAGCACATACTGTGTGGACAATAACCAGGGGGGCCCCGGCGAGGATGGGGCACAGGGTGAGCCGGCTGAACCCGAAGATGCAGAGAAGTCCCGGACCTATGTGGCAAGGAATGGGGAGCCTGAACCAACTCCAGTAGTCAATGGAGAGAAGGAACCCTCCAAGGGGGATCCAAGCACAGAAGAGATCCGGCAGAGTGACGAGGTCGGAGACCGAGACCATCGAAGGccacaggagaagaaaaaagccaAGGGTTTGG GGAAGGAGATCACGTTGCTGATGCAGACATTGAATACTCTGAGTACCCCAGAGGAGAAGCTGGCTGCTCTGTGCAAGAAGTATGCTGAACTG CTGGAGGAGCACCGGAATTCACAGAAGCAGATGAAGCTCCTGCAGAAAAAGCAGAGCCAGCTGGTGCAAGAGAAGGACCACCTGCGTGGTGAGCACAGCAAGGCCGTCCTGGCCCGCAGCAAGCTTGAGAGCCTATGCCGTGAGCTGCAGCGGCACAACCGCTCCCTCAAG GAAGAAGGTGTGCAGCGGgcccgggaggaggaggagaagcgcAAGGAGGTGACCTCGCACTTCCAGGTGACACTGAATGACATTCAGCTGCAGATGGAACAGCACAATGAGCGCAACTCCAAGCTGCGCCAAGAGAACATGGAGCTGGCTGAGAGGCTCAAGAAGCTGATTGAGCAGTATGAGCTGCGTGAGGAG CATATCGACAAAGTCTTCAAACACAAGGACCTACAACAGCAGCTGGTGGATGCCAAGCTCCAGCAGGCCCAGGAGATGCTAAAGGAGGCAGAAGAGCGGCACCAGCGGGAGAAGGATTTT CTCCTGAAAGAGGCAGTAGAGTCCCAGAGGATGTGTGAGCTGATGAAGCAGCAAGAGACCCACCTGAAGCAACAG CTTGCCCTATACACAGAGAAGTTTGAGGAGTTCCAGAACACACTTTCCAAAAGCAGCGAGGTATTCACCACATTCAAGCAGGAGATGGAAAAG ATGACTAAGAAGATCAAGAAGCTGGAGAAAGAAACCACCATGTACCGGTCCCGGTGGGAGAGCAGCAACAAGGCCCTGCTTGAGATGGCTGAGGAG AAAACAGTCCGGGATAAAGAACTGGAGGGCCTGCAGGTAAAAATCCAACGGCTGGAGAAGCTGTGCCGGGCGCTGCAGACAGAGCGCAATGACCTGAACAAGAGGGTACAGGACCTGAGTGCTGGTGGCCAGGGCTCCCTCACTGACAGTGGCCCTGAGAGGAGGCCAGAGGGGCCTGGGGCTCAAGCACCCAGCTCCCCCAGGGTCACAGAAGCGCCTTGCTACCCAGGAGCACCGAGCACAGAAGCATCAGGCCAGACTGGGCCTCAAGAGCCCACCTCCGCCAGGGCCTAG
- the TXLNA gene encoding alpha-taxilin isoform X1 produces the protein MKNQDKKNGAAKQSNPKSSPGQPEAGPEGAQERPSQAAPAVEAEGLGSSQAPRKPEGAQARTAQSGALRDVSEELSRQLEDILSTYCVDNNQGGPGEDGAQGEPAEPEDAEKSRTYVARNGEPEPTPVVNGEKEPSKGDPSTEEIRQSDEVGDRDHRRPQEKKKAKGLGEQRAALCEAGEEREFGLDVLWASLFCQDSKENGKEITLLMQTLNTLSTPEEKLAALCKKYAELLEEHRNSQKQMKLLQKKQSQLVQEKDHLRGEHSKAVLARSKLESLCRELQRHNRSLKEEGVQRAREEEEKRKEVTSHFQVTLNDIQLQMEQHNERNSKLRQENMELAERLKKLIEQYELREEHIDKVFKHKDLQQQLVDAKLQQAQEMLKEAEERHQREKDFLLKEAVESQRMCELMKQQETHLKQQLALYTEKFEEFQNTLSKSSEVFTTFKQEMEKMTKKIKKLEKETTMYRSRWESSNKALLEMAEEKTVRDKELEGLQVKIQRLEKLCRALQTERNDLNKRVQDLSAGGQGSLTDSGPERRPEGPGAQAPSSPRVTEAPCYPGAPSTEASGQTGPQEPTSARA, from the exons ATGAAGAACCAAGACAAAAAGAACGGGGCTGCCAAACAATCCAATCCAAAAAGCAGCCCAGGACAACCGGAAGCAGGACCCGAGGGAGCCCAGGAGCGGCCCAGCCAGGCGGCTCCTGCAGTAGAAGCAGAAGGTCTCGGCAGCAGCCAGGCTCCTCGGAAGCCGGAGG GGGCTCAAGCCAGAACGGCTCAGTCTGGGGCCCTTCGTGATGTCTCTGAGGAGCTGAGCCGCCAATTGGAAGACATACTGAGCACATACTGTGTGGACAATAACCAGGGGGGCCCCGGCGAGGATGGGGCACAGGGTGAGCCGGCTGAACCCGAAGATGCAGAGAAGTCCCGGACCTATGTGGCAAGGAATGGGGAGCCTGAACCAACTCCAGTAGTCAATGGAGAGAAGGAACCCTCCAAGGGGGATCCAAGCACAGAAGAGATCCGGCAGAGTGACGAGGTCGGAGACCGAGACCATCGAAGGccacaggagaagaaaaaagccaAGGGTTTGGGTGAGCAGAGGGCGGCTCTTTGTGAAGCTGGTGAGGAGAGGGAGTTTGGACTTGACGTTCTCTGGGCCAGTCTGTTCTGCCAGGATTCAAAGGAAAACG GGAAGGAGATCACGTTGCTGATGCAGACATTGAATACTCTGAGTACCCCAGAGGAGAAGCTGGCTGCTCTGTGCAAGAAGTATGCTGAACTG CTGGAGGAGCACCGGAATTCACAGAAGCAGATGAAGCTCCTGCAGAAAAAGCAGAGCCAGCTGGTGCAAGAGAAGGACCACCTGCGTGGTGAGCACAGCAAGGCCGTCCTGGCCCGCAGCAAGCTTGAGAGCCTATGCCGTGAGCTGCAGCGGCACAACCGCTCCCTCAAG GAAGAAGGTGTGCAGCGGgcccgggaggaggaggagaagcgcAAGGAGGTGACCTCGCACTTCCAGGTGACACTGAATGACATTCAGCTGCAGATGGAACAGCACAATGAGCGCAACTCCAAGCTGCGCCAAGAGAACATGGAGCTGGCTGAGAGGCTCAAGAAGCTGATTGAGCAGTATGAGCTGCGTGAGGAG CATATCGACAAAGTCTTCAAACACAAGGACCTACAACAGCAGCTGGTGGATGCCAAGCTCCAGCAGGCCCAGGAGATGCTAAAGGAGGCAGAAGAGCGGCACCAGCGGGAGAAGGATTTT CTCCTGAAAGAGGCAGTAGAGTCCCAGAGGATGTGTGAGCTGATGAAGCAGCAAGAGACCCACCTGAAGCAACAG CTTGCCCTATACACAGAGAAGTTTGAGGAGTTCCAGAACACACTTTCCAAAAGCAGCGAGGTATTCACCACATTCAAGCAGGAGATGGAAAAG ATGACTAAGAAGATCAAGAAGCTGGAGAAAGAAACCACCATGTACCGGTCCCGGTGGGAGAGCAGCAACAAGGCCCTGCTTGAGATGGCTGAGGAG AAAACAGTCCGGGATAAAGAACTGGAGGGCCTGCAGGTAAAAATCCAACGGCTGGAGAAGCTGTGCCGGGCGCTGCAGACAGAGCGCAATGACCTGAACAAGAGGGTACAGGACCTGAGTGCTGGTGGCCAGGGCTCCCTCACTGACAGTGGCCCTGAGAGGAGGCCAGAGGGGCCTGGGGCTCAAGCACCCAGCTCCCCCAGGGTCACAGAAGCGCCTTGCTACCCAGGAGCACCGAGCACAGAAGCATCAGGCCAGACTGGGCCTCAAGAGCCCACCTCCGCCAGGGCCTAG